In one window of Methanoculleus chikugoensis DNA:
- a CDS encoding galactose-1-phosphate uridylyltransferase has protein sequence MFTTREIVTERGILQYRRESLTGIRCRISPVRVERQIDAAPAMPSSRDGCPFCPGAIDTSTPTFEDGSRLRCGESVTFPNLYPFAGRHVVTVITPDHGPGRFDVRCLADAISGTAEALARSPGYASINWNHLPSAGASIVHPHLQGIADAEPTRLAELYISGGRCYLADHGRFYWDDLVERERCSERFLFEDEIFWSANPVPLGEREVRGILPISTLDELEPYVEPLAGGILRVVDFYRSLGTHAFNASIFFDAPGKAVQGLRVFCSIIARLNPNTFSMCDSAFMERLHLEPIILTLPEDLGALFRARK, from the coding sequence ATGTTCACCACCCGCGAGATCGTGACGGAACGGGGAATTCTCCAGTACCGTCGGGAGTCTCTCACCGGCATCCGGTGCCGGATCAGTCCCGTCCGGGTTGAGAGGCAGATCGACGCTGCTCCTGCCATGCCCTCATCCCGCGACGGCTGCCCCTTTTGCCCCGGTGCTATCGATACGTCCACCCCGACGTTCGAGGACGGCAGCCGGCTCCGGTGCGGGGAGAGCGTGACGTTCCCGAACCTCTACCCGTTCGCCGGGCGCCACGTGGTCACGGTGATCACGCCCGATCACGGGCCCGGCCGGTTCGATGTGAGGTGTCTTGCGGACGCCATATCCGGAACGGCGGAGGCCCTCGCTCGGTCTCCCGGATATGCAAGCATCAACTGGAATCACCTCCCGTCGGCGGGTGCGAGCATCGTCCACCCGCACCTGCAGGGCATCGCCGATGCGGAGCCCACCCGCCTTGCGGAGCTCTATATCTCCGGCGGCCGCTGCTACCTCGCCGATCACGGCCGTTTCTACTGGGACGACCTCGTGGAGCGCGAGCGTTGCTCGGAGCGGTTTCTCTTTGAAGATGAGATCTTCTGGTCGGCGAACCCCGTCCCCCTCGGCGAGCGGGAGGTGCGGGGAATTCTCCCGATATCGACGCTTGATGAACTCGAACCGTATGTCGAACCGTTGGCCGGGGGTATCCTCCGGGTCGTCGACTTTTACCGGAGCCTCGGCACGCACGCCTTCAACGCCTCGATCTTCTTTGATGCCCCCGGAAAAGCCGTGCAAGGCCTCCGTGTCTTCTGTTCCATCATCGCACGGTTGAACCCGAACACCTTCTCCATGTGCGACTCGGCGTTCATGGAGCGGCTGCACCTGGAGCCGATCATCCTGACGCTCCCCGAAGACCTCGGCGCGCTCTTCCGGGCGAGAAAGTAA
- a CDS encoding F420-dependent methylenetetrahydromethanopterin dehydrogenase → MVVKVGIAKLGNIASGVMGELLLDERADREDMITFMATSGTKLQPEDIERVVSNMKAWGPDFCIVVSPNGVLPGPTQAREDLAAAGIPCIVITDDVTTKKEQFEALKASNFGYIIMKADAMIGARREFLDPIEMADYNGNLVKVLAITGAFRKMQVELDKVIDQVKAGKKGADLVLPKVVMTSDKAVDGEFSNPYALAKARAAYEIAQSVAGVNVKGCFMTKEWEKYIPIVSSAHEMMRQAMILCEEARDLEKAMDGVIRKPHKKTGEIVSKTALISKPE, encoded by the coding sequence GTGGTTGTAAAAGTTGGAATTGCAAAACTGGGAAATATTGCCAGCGGCGTAATGGGCGAACTTCTTCTCGATGAGCGCGCAGACCGTGAAGACATGATCACCTTCATGGCGACCTCCGGCACGAAGCTGCAGCCCGAGGATATCGAGCGTGTGGTCAGCAATATGAAGGCATGGGGCCCGGACTTCTGTATCGTCGTTTCCCCGAACGGCGTCCTTCCCGGACCCACCCAGGCCCGTGAAGACCTTGCAGCGGCCGGAATCCCCTGCATCGTCATCACCGACGACGTCACCACCAAGAAGGAGCAGTTCGAAGCGCTTAAGGCGAGCAACTTCGGCTACATCATCATGAAGGCCGACGCCATGATCGGCGCCCGTCGTGAGTTCCTCGACCCCATCGAGATGGCGGACTACAACGGGAACCTCGTCAAGGTCCTCGCCATCACCGGCGCGTTCCGCAAGATGCAGGTGGAACTCGACAAGGTCATCGACCAGGTGAAGGCAGGCAAGAAGGGCGCGGACCTCGTGCTGCCGAAGGTCGTCATGACCTCCGACAAGGCGGTCGACGGCGAGTTCAGCAACCCCTACGCGCTCGCGAAGGCCCGTGCGGCCTACGAGATCGCACAGTCGGTCGCGGGCGTCAACGTCAAGGGCTGCTTCATGACGAAGGAGTGGGAGAAGTACATCCCGATCGTTTCGAGCGCTCACGAGATGATGCGCCAGGCCATGATCCTCTGCGAGGAAGCACGCGACCTCGAGAAGGCTATGGACGGAGTCATCAGGAAGCCGCACAAGAAGACCGGCGAGATCGTCTCGAAGACTGCACTCATCAGCAAGCCCGAGTAA
- a CDS encoding Tfx family DNA-binding protein — MKQGLLTDRQKEVLRYRKKGLTQQQIAEIIHTSKANVCTIEKAAIENISRARETLEFLYTLDAIHLCTLKSGLDLLKAPELIYAEAEKQGLKVKYDTISLINRLRDANPERFSGRQVREDVEIYINKDGDLYFG, encoded by the coding sequence ATGAAGCAAGGTCTGCTCACCGATCGCCAGAAGGAAGTGTTGCGCTACCGGAAGAAGGGGTTGACGCAGCAGCAGATTGCGGAGATCATCCATACCTCGAAAGCCAACGTCTGCACCATCGAAAAAGCTGCTATCGAGAACATCTCGCGCGCACGTGAGACGCTCGAATTTCTCTACACCCTTGACGCCATACACCTCTGTACGCTGAAAAGCGGCCTCGACCTGCTCAAGGCCCCCGAACTCATCTATGCCGAAGCTGAGAAGCAGGGATTGAAGGTCAAATACGACACGATATCGCTCATAAACAGGCTTCGGGATGCAAACCCCGAGCGGTTCAGCGGGAGACAGGTCCGCGAGGATGTTGAGATCTATATCAACAAAGACGGCGATCTCTACTTCGGGTGA
- a CDS encoding 50S ribosomal protein L3 encodes MPNLHRPRRGSLAYSPRKRAKSPVPRYGSWPEYTGTPAVQGFAGYKVGMTHVIMVDDHKSSPTEGKDVMVPVTVVEVPPMRVAGVRAYGEDTYGKHALTEAWTTDLDEELSRRINVPKNHDTAAALDAIKAAVGEGKVTELYALAYTRPMELTGVPKKVPDLMEMRIAGGSLEDQIAYAGEILGKEIVISGNLEVGEYVDVTAVTTGKGTEGPVKRWGVQVRKRKHSRGGKKRHIGNLGPWHPHHVRWQVPQMGQMGYQQRTEFNKRILKIGTDGADITPAGGFLHYGLVRGPYVLIKGSVPGPNKRLVRIRSAIRQGEHTVRTPTINFVSVQSQQG; translated from the coding sequence ATGCCGAATTTACACAGACCACGCAGAGGATCCCTCGCGTACAGCCCGAGAAAACGGGCAAAAAGCCCGGTTCCCCGCTACGGTTCATGGCCGGAGTATACGGGAACCCCGGCTGTGCAGGGGTTTGCAGGCTACAAGGTGGGAATGACCCACGTCATCATGGTCGATGACCACAAGAGCAGCCCCACCGAAGGCAAGGACGTGATGGTGCCGGTGACCGTGGTTGAGGTCCCGCCCATGCGGGTGGCCGGCGTGCGCGCATACGGTGAAGACACCTACGGAAAGCACGCGCTGACCGAAGCGTGGACGACCGATCTCGACGAGGAGTTGTCCCGCCGGATCAACGTCCCGAAGAACCACGACACCGCTGCCGCCCTCGACGCCATCAAGGCCGCCGTCGGCGAAGGCAAGGTCACGGAACTCTACGCTCTCGCCTACACCCGGCCCATGGAACTCACCGGCGTCCCGAAGAAGGTCCCCGACCTGATGGAGATGCGGATCGCCGGCGGAAGCCTCGAAGACCAGATCGCCTATGCCGGCGAGATTCTGGGCAAAGAGATCGTGATCTCCGGGAACCTCGAGGTCGGCGAGTACGTCGACGTCACCGCCGTCACCACCGGTAAGGGCACGGAAGGCCCCGTCAAGCGGTGGGGCGTCCAGGTCCGGAAGCGGAAACACTCCCGCGGCGGCAAGAAGCGCCACATCGGCAACCTCGGTCCGTGGCATCCGCACCACGTCAGGTGGCAGGTGCCCCAGATGGGCCAGATGGGCTACCAGCAGCGCACCGAGTTCAACAAGCGGATCTTGAAGATTGGCACCGACGGCGCCGACATAACGCCGGCAGGCGGGTTCCTGCACTACGGCCTTGTGCGCGGCCCCTACGTGCTGATCAAGGGCTCCGTCCCGGGGCCGAACAAGCGGCTGGTCCGGATACGCTCCGCGATACGGCAGGGTGAACACACCGTTCGCACGCCGACGATCAACTTCGTCAGCGTGCAGAGTCAGCAGGGGTGA
- the rpl4p gene encoding 50S ribosomal protein L4, with protein MKAQVRTLTGDIAHEIDLPEIFDEEYRPDLIKRAVLALQSTRFQPHGTNPYAGMRTSAESWGSGRGVAQVPRLKNGSRVARVPQATGGRAAHPPKVEKILVKEINRKEKRKAFRSAIAASTYTDLVRGRGHLFEGDLPLVFEDRFEEITRTGDVIAALTALGVYADVERAKGSRKVRAGRGTMRGRRYKQRTSVLIVTGGEPLRAARNLAGVDAVAVDQLNAELLAPGTQAGRLTVWTESAIRRLEEFS; from the coding sequence ATGAAGGCACAGGTTCGAACACTGACGGGCGATATCGCCCACGAGATCGATCTCCCGGAGATCTTCGACGAAGAATACAGGCCCGACCTGATTAAGCGGGCAGTCCTCGCGCTCCAGAGCACCCGGTTCCAGCCGCACGGGACAAACCCCTATGCGGGCATGCGCACCTCCGCAGAGTCCTGGGGCAGCGGCCGAGGTGTCGCCCAGGTCCCCCGCCTGAAGAACGGCAGCAGGGTTGCCCGGGTTCCGCAGGCAACCGGCGGGCGCGCAGCGCATCCCCCGAAGGTCGAGAAGATCCTCGTCAAAGAGATCAACAGAAAAGAGAAACGCAAAGCTTTCAGGTCCGCCATCGCCGCCAGCACCTACACCGACCTGGTTCGGGGACGCGGGCACCTCTTCGAGGGCGATCTCCCGCTGGTCTTCGAGGACCGGTTTGAGGAGATCACCCGCACCGGCGACGTCATCGCGGCGCTCACTGCGCTCGGTGTCTATGCCGACGTCGAGCGGGCGAAGGGCAGCCGGAAGGTCCGTGCGGGGCGGGGCACCATGCGTGGCCGCCGCTACAAGCAGCGCACGAGCGTTCTGATCGTCACCGGCGGCGAACCGCTCCGGGCAGCCCGGAACCTCGCGGGCGTCGATGCCGTGGCGGTCGACCAGCTCAACGCCGAACTCTTAGCACCCGGCACGCAGGCAGGGCGCCTGACGGTCTGGACGGAATCTGCGATCAGGAGACTGGAGGAGTTCTCATGA
- a CDS encoding 50S ribosomal protein L23, whose translation MKLKYPFVTEKATMMLEGESKLQFIVQRNATKQEIKRELESAFEQEVANVRTMMTMKGEKKAIVTFADAKAAEEILSRLGIM comes from the coding sequence ATGAAGCTGAAATACCCGTTCGTTACGGAAAAAGCAACGATGATGCTCGAAGGCGAGAGCAAACTCCAGTTTATCGTGCAGAGGAATGCCACCAAGCAGGAGATCAAGCGCGAGCTGGAATCGGCCTTCGAACAGGAAGTGGCCAACGTCCGCACGATGATGACCATGAAAGGCGAAAAGAAGGCCATTGTAACGTTTGCGGACGCGAAGGCGGCTGAAGAGATCCTCAGCCGGCTGGGAATCATGTAA
- a CDS encoding 50S ribosomal protein L2, with protein MAHRIIAQSRGKGGPTYRAPSHRYKAALRHAGKNDVLVSGSVIDIEHDPARHAPIALARLESGEKIYVLATEGLGVGDAVSWGTGGAVKNGNTLPLREIPVGAYVCNIESRPNDGGKFVRSSGVQALVIGKADDGRVGVRMPSGKNKWFNGACMATVGIVAGGGRGEKPFAKAGKKHFHVRSSSEKWPRVKGVCMNVIDHPFGGGGHQHCGRPKTVARGTSPGRKVGHVAARRTGKWKK; from the coding sequence ATGGCACATAGAATCATAGCACAGAGCCGTGGAAAAGGCGGCCCAACCTACCGTGCACCGTCGCACCGGTATAAGGCGGCACTGCGGCACGCAGGAAAGAACGACGTCCTGGTCTCCGGGAGCGTCATCGACATCGAGCACGACCCGGCCCGCCACGCACCGATCGCTCTCGCCAGACTCGAGAGCGGCGAGAAGATCTACGTCCTCGCCACCGAGGGTCTCGGTGTCGGGGATGCGGTCTCCTGGGGCACGGGGGGCGCGGTGAAGAACGGCAACACCCTGCCGCTCCGGGAGATCCCGGTCGGCGCATACGTCTGCAACATCGAATCCAGGCCCAACGACGGCGGCAAGTTCGTCCGTTCGAGCGGTGTCCAGGCTCTCGTCATCGGCAAGGCCGATGACGGCAGGGTCGGTGTTCGGATGCCGAGCGGCAAGAACAAGTGGTTCAACGGTGCCTGCATGGCAACCGTCGGTATCGTTGCCGGCGGCGGACGGGGCGAAAAACCGTTCGCCAAGGCAGGAAAGAAGCACTTCCACGTCAGGTCCTCTTCCGAGAAGTGGCCTCGCGTCAAGGGTGTCTGCATGAACGTCATCGACCACCCGTTCGGTGGCGGTGGGCACCAGCACTGCGGGCGGCCGAAGACCGTCGCCCGTGGCACGTCCCCCGGGAGGAAGGTCGGGCATGTTGCCGCCCGGAGAACCGGCAAGTGGAAGAAGTGA
- a CDS encoding 30S ribosomal protein S19 produces the protein MAKKTQKRMPRRREEFTYRGYSVADLQQMALSELLPLMPARARRKFDRGLSREHEKLLADLRSGDEQIRTHLRDMIIMPEMVGRTIEIHNGKEFQKVEIQPEAVFHYLGEFALTRRKVSHGSAGIGATRSSKYVPLK, from the coding sequence ATGGCAAAGAAGACACAGAAGAGAATGCCGCGGCGCCGCGAGGAGTTCACCTATCGGGGTTACTCCGTTGCGGACCTGCAGCAGATGGCTCTCTCCGAGCTGCTGCCGCTCATGCCGGCCAGGGCACGCAGGAAGTTCGACCGGGGTCTCTCCCGGGAGCACGAGAAACTCCTCGCCGATCTCCGGTCGGGGGATGAGCAGATTCGCACTCACCTGCGTGACATGATCATCATGCCCGAGATGGTGGGGAGAACCATCGAGATCCACAACGGGAAGGAGTTCCAGAAGGTGGAGATCCAGCCCGAGGCGGTCTTCCACTACCTCGGTGAGTTTGCACTGACCCGCAGGAAGGTCTCTCACGGCAGCGCCGGTATCGGTGCGACCCGGTCGAGTAAGTACGTACCGCTGAAGTGA
- a CDS encoding 50S ribosomal protein L22 produces MARTGYSATIEGENVARAKANELPVSPKHSIEIARFIRNMTTSDAKAYLADVVALKKAIPFKRFNRNVAHKRGLSKWPAGRYPVKAAEAYIRLLESVEKNAEYIGLDTEKLRIDHVAANTGRGLRAFFPRAMGRATPKRRETVNIEIVVTEVA; encoded by the coding sequence ATGGCAAGAACAGGTTATTCAGCAACAATTGAGGGCGAGAACGTCGCTCGCGCAAAAGCGAACGAACTTCCCGTCTCTCCCAAGCACTCGATCGAGATTGCCAGGTTCATCCGGAACATGACCACCTCTGACGCAAAGGCATACCTTGCCGACGTGGTGGCGCTGAAGAAGGCCATCCCCTTCAAGCGGTTCAACCGGAACGTCGCCCACAAGCGGGGGCTCTCGAAGTGGCCCGCCGGCCGGTATCCGGTCAAGGCTGCAGAAGCCTACATCAGGCTGCTTGAGTCCGTCGAGAAGAACGCCGAGTACATCGGCCTCGACACCGAGAAACTCCGGATCGACCACGTCGCCGCCAACACCGGCCGTGGCCTCCGGGCATTCTTCCCGCGTGCGATGGGTCGCGCTACTCCGAAGCGCAGGGAGACCGTGAACATCGAGATCGTCGTGACCGAGGTGGCGTAA
- a CDS encoding 30S ribosomal protein S3, with translation MAIEKKFITDGVRNVRVEQFLTKELKRAGYGGMDITRTPLGTQVTIFAEKPGIVIGKGGKQVRQLTQDLATAYDIESPQVEVQQVQNPNFNAQIMAERLANALERGWYFRKAGQSTIRRIMESGALGCEVIVAGKLTGARSRTQKFTEGYIKHCGEPSETIVEKGYAVAIKKLGTIGVQVKIVPPDARLPDTFDVLEPEPKQAPAEPIEPEEVGEEVFEEEFEEISGEEFEEER, from the coding sequence ATGGCAATCGAGAAGAAGTTTATCACTGACGGCGTGCGCAACGTCCGCGTCGAGCAGTTCCTCACGAAGGAACTCAAGCGGGCAGGATACGGCGGCATGGATATCACCCGGACGCCGCTCGGCACCCAGGTGACGATCTTTGCGGAGAAGCCCGGTATCGTGATCGGCAAGGGCGGCAAGCAGGTTCGCCAGCTGACGCAGGATCTCGCCACAGCGTACGATATCGAGTCTCCGCAGGTGGAGGTCCAGCAGGTCCAGAACCCCAACTTCAACGCCCAGATCATGGCGGAGAGGCTTGCGAACGCTCTCGAGCGCGGCTGGTACTTCCGGAAGGCCGGACAGAGCACGATCCGCCGGATCATGGAGTCCGGTGCGCTCGGTTGCGAGGTCATCGTCGCCGGGAAACTGACCGGTGCGCGGTCGCGGACCCAGAAGTTCACCGAGGGCTACATCAAGCACTGCGGTGAACCCAGCGAGACGATCGTCGAGAAGGGCTACGCGGTTGCGATCAAGAAACTCGGAACCATCGGGGTTCAGGTCAAGATCGTCCCGCCGGATGCACGGCTGCCCGACACCTTCGACGTCCTCGAACCCGAGCCGAAGCAGGCTCCGGCGGAACCCATCGAGCCCGAAGAGGTCGGTGAAGAGGTCTTCGAGGAAGAGTTCGAGGAGATCTCCGGAGAGGAGTTCGAGGAGGAGAGATAA
- the rpmC gene encoding 50S ribosomal protein L29, with the protein MAIFRAREVKQLSDTELLEQEQKLSLELIQERGKVSAGGATENPGRIREVRRTIARIRTEQNARRNA; encoded by the coding sequence ATGGCAATCTTTCGGGCGCGTGAAGTGAAACAACTCTCCGACACCGAGCTCCTCGAGCAGGAGCAGAAACTCTCCCTCGAACTGATCCAGGAGCGGGGGAAAGTCAGCGCCGGCGGTGCCACCGAGAACCCCGGAAGGATCCGCGAGGTCAGGAGGACGATTGCGCGCATCCGAACCGAGCAGAACGCGCGGAGGAACGCATGA
- the rnp1 gene encoding ribonuclease P protein component 1 yields the protein MISPQNVLRHELIGLDVLVVRASNPGHAGVSGRVTDETRNTLVILTGRGEKQIPKRFSVFRFRLPDGTTVDVDGSSLEAQPERRIGMRIR from the coding sequence ATGATCTCTCCCCAGAACGTCCTTCGCCACGAGTTGATCGGGCTGGACGTTCTGGTGGTCCGTGCGAGCAACCCGGGTCATGCCGGGGTATCGGGTCGCGTCACTGATGAGACCCGAAATACCCTGGTCATCCTGACCGGGCGGGGAGAAAAGCAGATACCAAAACGGTTCAGCGTGTTCCGCTTCCGGCTTCCCGACGGCACGACCGTCGACGTCGACGGGTCGAGCCTCGAAGCACAGCCGGAACGGCGGATCGGCATGCGCATCAGATAA
- a CDS encoding 30S ribosomal protein S17, which produces MARNIGLDVPIPEKECEDANCPFHGTLPVRGQVITGKVVSDRMNGTVVVEREFLHYVKKYKRYEKRRSRYHAHSTPCINAGVGDVVRIAECRPLSKTKNFVVVEVMKE; this is translated from the coding sequence ATGGCACGAAACATTGGGTTGGACGTTCCCATTCCGGAAAAGGAATGTGAGGACGCAAATTGTCCGTTTCACGGCACTTTGCCGGTACGCGGCCAGGTGATTACCGGCAAAGTCGTGAGCGACCGTATGAACGGTACCGTCGTGGTGGAGCGTGAGTTCCTCCACTACGTCAAGAAATACAAGCGGTACGAGAAACGCAGATCCCGGTACCATGCCCACAGCACGCCCTGCATCAACGCCGGCGTGGGCGATGTGGTCCGGATCGCGGAGTGCCGTCCGCTCTCGAAGACCAAGAACTTCGTTGTGGTCGAGGTGATGAAGGAATGA
- the rpl14p gene encoding 50S ribosomal protein L14 → MKAMQAKIPRALATGSRMVCSDNTGARLVEVVSVDRYHGVRRRQPCLGIGDVATVSVKKGTPDMRRKLEKAVVIRQKKEIRRPNGVRLSFEDNAMVLINDRGEPKGTEIKGAVPREIAERFPKIASMATTIV, encoded by the coding sequence ATGAAGGCGATGCAGGCAAAGATTCCGCGCGCCCTCGCCACCGGCTCCAGGATGGTCTGCTCCGACAACACCGGCGCACGGCTCGTGGAGGTCGTCTCGGTCGACCGTTACCACGGCGTCCGCCGTCGGCAGCCCTGCCTGGGCATCGGCGACGTCGCGACCGTGAGCGTCAAGAAAGGCACCCCCGACATGCGGCGGAAACTCGAGAAGGCAGTGGTCATCCGGCAGAAGAAGGAGATCCGCCGCCCGAACGGTGTCCGTCTCTCGTTCGAGGACAACGCCATGGTGCTCATCAACGATCGCGGCGAGCCGAAGGGAACCGAGATCAAGGGGGCTGTCCCCCGTGAGATCGCGGAGCGTTTCCCGAAGATCGCCTCCATGGCGACGACAATCGTGTAA
- the rplX gene encoding 50S ribosomal protein L24 produces MVRIVSKQPRKQRKARYNAPNHTRGRFLSASLSPELRGKYNNRRTRVVKGDTVKVLRGDFAGDEGVVDAVDMKTCRLVVHGVMVTKADGTEVPRPVDPSNVQITKLNLKDKLREERLGGGA; encoded by the coding sequence ATGGTACGCATAGTTAGCAAACAGCCGAGAAAACAGCGCAAGGCGCGTTACAACGCACCGAACCACACCCGGGGCCGTTTCCTCTCCGCATCGCTCTCCCCTGAGCTCCGCGGGAAGTACAACAACCGGAGAACCCGTGTGGTCAAGGGCGACACCGTGAAAGTGCTCCGTGGAGACTTTGCCGGCGACGAAGGCGTCGTCGATGCGGTGGACATGAAGACGTGCCGGCTGGTCGTGCACGGCGTGATGGTGACGAAGGCGGACGGAACCGAGGTTCCCCGGCCGGTCGATCCCTCGAACGTGCAGATCACGAAGCTCAACCTGAAGGACAAACTACGTGAGGAGAGGCTTGGAGGCGGAGCATAA
- a CDS encoding 30S ribosomal protein S4e, protein MSKYLKRLVAPESWHIPKKVQKFVMKTAPGPHNADALPIGVWLREHIGLAQNASEVRKILHQRDIIVNGRACKDPQMGLGVFDIVSIPKLGKHYRIQFDMRGNLSAVEISAESAKTRLCKIRNKTTVKGGKVQLNLAFGANILADNTYRAKDSVVVTLGTDGEDRFRIVDHFPFAEGNMATIVGGKHSGKVARIVEIVETASSVPNRVILSDDSAGERFETIEEYVFMVGRSAIAPELEALA, encoded by the coding sequence ATGTCCAAATATCTCAAGCGGCTGGTAGCGCCGGAATCCTGGCATATCCCGAAGAAAGTACAGAAATTCGTCATGAAGACCGCTCCCGGCCCCCACAACGCCGACGCTCTGCCGATCGGTGTCTGGCTCCGCGAGCACATCGGTCTCGCACAGAATGCGAGCGAGGTCAGAAAGATCCTGCACCAGCGGGACATCATCGTCAACGGACGGGCCTGCAAAGACCCGCAGATGGGCCTCGGTGTCTTCGACATCGTCTCGATCCCGAAGCTCGGGAAGCACTACCGCATCCAGTTCGATATGCGGGGCAACCTGAGCGCCGTTGAGATCTCGGCGGAGTCCGCAAAGACCCGGCTCTGCAAGATCCGGAACAAGACCACGGTCAAGGGCGGCAAGGTCCAGTTGAACCTTGCGTTCGGTGCGAACATCCTCGCCGACAACACCTACCGGGCAAAGGATTCCGTCGTCGTGACCCTCGGGACGGACGGCGAAGACCGGTTCAGGATCGTCGACCACTTCCCCTTCGCGGAAGGCAACATGGCCACGATCGTCGGCGGGAAACACTCCGGCAAGGTCGCGAGGATCGTCGAGATCGTCGAGACGGCAAGCTCCGTCCCGAACCGCGTCATTCTCTCGGACGACTCGGCCGGCGAGCGGTTCGAGACCATCGAGGAGTACGTCTTCATGGTCGGCCGCTCCGCGATAGCACCCGAACTGGAGGCCCTGGCATGA
- a CDS encoding 50S ribosomal protein L5, whose translation MTAMKDIYIDKVVVHMGVGESGERLVKAEDLVKQITGQKPVRTIAKRTQPAFGIRKGAPIGCKVTLRRENAEKFITTALDIIERRLASSQFDRTGNVSFGIEEHTDFPGMSYDPTIGIYGMDINVVLEYKGVRVARRSVERRKLPADQKVNKEEAIAFMRERYQVEV comes from the coding sequence ATGACCGCGATGAAGGATATCTACATCGACAAGGTCGTCGTGCACATGGGCGTCGGGGAGAGCGGCGAGCGGCTGGTCAAGGCGGAGGATCTCGTGAAACAGATCACCGGCCAGAAACCCGTCCGCACCATCGCGAAGCGGACCCAGCCGGCGTTCGGTATCCGGAAGGGCGCACCCATCGGGTGCAAGGTCACCCTGCGCCGGGAGAACGCCGAGAAGTTCATCACGACCGCCCTCGACATCATCGAGCGGCGGCTTGCCTCCTCGCAGTTCGACCGGACCGGGAACGTCTCCTTCGGTATCGAAGAACACACCGACTTCCCGGGCATGTCCTACGATCCGACAATCGGGATCTACGGCATGGACATCAACGTGGTGCTCGAGTACAAGGGCGTGCGGGTCGCACGGAGAAGCGTCGAGCGCAGGAAACTTCCGGCCGACCAGAAGGTGAACAAAGAGGAAGCCATCGCGTTCATGCGCGAGCGCTACCAGGTGGAGGTGTAA
- a CDS encoding 30S ribosomal protein S14: MAEESGAPASGENVRKFGRGANECRICGRKQGLVRKYGIYFCRQCFREWASKMGFKKMN; this comes from the coding sequence ATGGCGGAAGAGTCAGGAGCGCCTGCATCGGGCGAGAACGTACGGAAGTTCGGCCGTGGCGCGAACGAGTGCCGCATCTGCGGCCGGAAGCAGGGCCTTGTACGGAAGTACGGCATCTACTTCTGCCGCCAGTGCTTCCGCGAGTGGGCGAGCAAGATGGGCTTCAAGAAGATGAACTAG
- a CDS encoding 30S ribosomal protein S8 yields MARLNPIADAMSTIKNAGDAGKSEVIVEPASKLLGAMLRVMQENGFISGFEFIDDGRGGQFRVQLSGTINKCGAISPRFPVTMADMEYWESQYLPAKNFGILIVSTSKGVISHAEARGEGIGGQLLGYVY; encoded by the coding sequence ATGGCACGACTGAATCCAATCGCAGATGCGATGAGCACGATCAAGAATGCCGGAGACGCTGGAAAGAGCGAGGTTATTGTAGAACCCGCCAGCAAGCTTCTCGGCGCAATGCTCCGCGTCATGCAGGAAAACGGCTTTATTAGCGGCTTCGAGTTCATCGACGACGGCCGCGGCGGCCAGTTCCGGGTCCAGCTCTCCGGAACGATCAATAAGTGTGGCGCCATCAGCCCCCGGTTCCCGGTGACGATGGCTGATATGGAATACTGGGAGTCGCAGTACCTCCCCGCGAAGAACTTCGGCATCCTGATCGTCTCCACCTCGAAGGGAGTCATCTCCCATGCAGAGGCACGGGGCGAGGGGATCGGCGGGCAGCTGCTGGGCTACGTCTACTAA